Below is a window of Ischnura elegans chromosome 1, ioIscEleg1.1, whole genome shotgun sequence DNA.
ACtcattcgtgtattcataatgaATGGTTTCCTCTGGATGAATTAATTGAGCAACCTGAACTTTCGGTCAGTTAcacttttgttttcataatttagtTGCTTACACAGAGTCAATTATTCTTACATTCTCTGATGAGGCTGCAATTTCGAAGGGTAGATTTTTGGGCTTACTGCTGTAGTCATTTTTATCGTGATTTATCTGTAATCTTTGTTACTCAATCTTAAGGTTCTCATCACATATTCACACTTCTTCGCCATTTCTTGGCATTGGAAAATCGGGTCCTCCCGATGAAgtcttagggcccccgcgcactggcaactttttcaaagcaactatttagttgctttgtggaagttcaaatgaaacacgcgaaattgactgcggccccgcgcacgggcgattttttagttgccgcaactaaataattgcgtccggacctattctgagggtgattaaattgttgccggcaggaatagatcgcgtggatgcttacccaaccccgcgcactggcaacttttcagttgcttgacggcccttgttcggagcgcatcttggaaagtgttttgctggacgctttttgcaaaggtctcatagtttttaagttttggggttacttacggtaatattaattactgaacatgctctggattgtatttggaagccatatatttacacattcacttacttgcattatgtaaataaacaaCTACCTCAGAATGTTTTACTTACATAGttacaccttcccttcatttgattcctttcattacattttcttcatactcttgagattcttcgaaattttttttcttcactttcctatacTTCTTCTTTCTGGTTATCCAGCTACCACTGCTTCACAGCATattacatggtggaccacggatctctattgtagagactatataatgttgggccttggaatttcttgcattccatctacgtttctgatcttgattcatttctttttcttcgttgaagtcgtcaccttcaattatttcaatcatttctgctgTTTGAAATAGGATTCCTATAATAAAAAAaccacattgggtaggttgatgTATCCTCCCGCTTCGGTATGTGCATTACACCTTCactcgacgccaccatttcttttacttttttcctcccgttctttcttcctaattcccaattttactgcaaatgttgctcTGGCCCCATTAcctttttgggattatttgcggtacttaaatttattgaacaagctctggattgtatttggaagccacaaATTCAAAACCAACAATTCATAAGAACTTAAGAACCTGCTTCAAAAGGGAATATGATGCCCAAAAAAATCAGCCGTCAGGATCAGCACCAAAGAGGCGTAAATATCTGTATTTTGAGCAGTTATTATTTCTGAGGGACTCGCTTGAATGCAGAAATACATCCAGCAGTCTCGAACATATTAACATTGATTTGAACGAAAGCGCAAGTGAAGATaatgggtgcatccagggggagctccgctcacaaagcggaaggtgagcgaaccaccgctctccccctgaatgcgaccgctcaccacccgatcactagtgagcggccgccatatttgtgagcgtactccgggtatgatcacctcgctcaccgaccagtgagcggcggcgcgagttcaaaatggtgccgaagaactgtcgagtcgagcagccgtattaattatacaCTGTAACTTATCGAACGCTGGATGACTTATACGTAATGTAGGCATATTAAATGCGATTGGCAGAAGGCctttttttacgtatttatttactaaattaggtagccaaaatattattctgcagtggaattttgtcgtaagctaggtaaagttcagatgtagccctcgctgaaaaatggattttcgagttgaaatgtgtttttaattctttattaatatttcataggcttcagataaattgaaatatatctatatacgtaaatcgcggggtattacttgtccgcttagtcaaaaaataaggcgtgcgtaatttttctcccgggttaactaagtaattgcttcaacattgccttcaggccgttttacacggggacgTAATTGCGCAACAGCTGAAGTATGCATGaggttaaaatcaaaattgcatcgtgtaaagcggtgaatttctataacctctataacacacgcgagaatgatcgtacataagttacctttataaatattggtcttctggtagagaaacatattacagtgatatcagggttaagagtaaaacctttcatgtgacctttgacaaagtgagtggcatacataaagtagacagaactagaaatgttgaaggttagaggctaaatctattatgtcaataaaaagttggcatcaagcaagttgttcagcgattttaaaaaaccttaaaactactcgctggcgaacgacatgaagatataacaaaaatttgtttgtcatcAGCAGGAACATGAACATTAACCCGAGCACATTTAAGTCCATTCCTCATTCCagaagctcatgtggcacatagctcacttcaaaagtaatgtcagatttggttagtacgataacaccagcattttttttaatttgaccggtttaccagcatttcctcaaaacatccgccacactacgtcccgtaatgctgagatataacttcatcattagtcacccaatgttcacaaacagtttattgtgataataataacaacgtctACTGACgtccttgatcaattattaaatctcattcaagaaactataagacgaagcggatttcacggaattagcaaatgtgaaactattgctttctaaacatgggaaagacgtccattttagtgcaaagacctcttttttcaagacttcaatgtcaggcgccagattcccaacgaaatatttggacgattaacacaaaaggcatttccaataaatatcacgcgactcgtaaagaactgttagcgataaatccttaaggcccgtacattgagagtgatatatattcgggacagagtcacaaggtatgaacttatcgcaggaattaaaggatatttcgcagccgctacacgaaagtatgcacaagcgctgggcgccatattgaatgttttgcatttcaagttccccaccaaagcgctcactgagcattcaccatccaggggggaatgtgatcgctcagtgagcgctgacgtcacagtccgccaactgatcagggagcgatcactccccctggatgcacccaatGACGTAGAGCCTTCACCTAAAGCTGACTGCCCTCCTACACCTGGTTCGACAAGGAATAGTCGAAAACATTCTACAAGCAGAAGTTTCGAAGAGTCTTTGCTGCAAATTCTACAAGATAAGAGGGACGAAGAAAAAGACATTGACGAAGACAAGTATTTTCTGTTGTCACTGCTTCCAGCTTTCAGACGATTTAATGACGACCAAAAATGTTATGCACGGACAAAAATCATGAACATAATGAGGAGAGTCCGACAATCAGGGAGCCAAAATCAAATGCAGACTCCGTATGTATTAGAGCAAACCAATTCTCAGGCATCAACATctcaatatttttcaacatttgtaCCAAGAGGGCAATTTCAAGAGCTTCTGCCACCAGCTgcaatcacttctcaaaatgtaTGGGAAAATACGTCGACAAGTCCTCAATTTTGAacttaaatcaattattttacttcagaaactactattaaaaatcaataaaagcgTTGCATTTCCATTTCttaggcattaaaatatttaaactatttattgtttttaatttaaaaatgtctttaCCTTAGAGTCACCGCCAATCTTTCTTGAGGTGGTACAGCCTGTCTTAATGATGTATTTTGGTAAGTTATTCGAGGTACAAGGCTAATCAGCAGTCGATCAAAAGTTTCTATGCTCATTCGAAAATAATTAAAGTACTTATTTGGATGTTCTCTCAATCTGTCAAACAGCTTATAAAATTGTCCATCAAGAAGTCTGGAACTAATTATTGGATGCAcccaaaaccttttgttcctttgcttattttttcgctgtctcagaATGAGCGCGACAACACAACTAGCTTCcacgagatccattgtaaactgagctgagaggcaactatttaatcgccagtgcgcggtagcgagcaactcttgggtgattaaattgtttagttgccggtgattaaagttgccagtgcgcggggggcCTTAAGATTTGTtttgatacagctctccactcaattttcccatCAGCTAATGTATTAATGACTacaaaattcttatattttacatCCCTCCTCAACTTACTTCACTTATCTGATTTTAAATCTTCCTTTGTCTTTCTTCCCTTACTGTTTTCGGCAGATGTAAGCTTACCTCTTCTCTGTTTTCAATTGATGATTGAGTAGAGACAGAGCTGTAAGACCAatatgtctcatgatgtggctgATAAAGTATTCAGGTTTTCTTCTTATGGTTCTCAAAAGACCTTGAATTTCTCCTTCTCTTCTCCGGACTTTCTAATTACATGCAATATAGATCCATTTAACCTTCTTTGCTCAgagctgtcattgtccatgcctcacttccttagagaagtATACCCCAGATAGTATGGTGCAGCAGAATGAAATTCATGGTATCAAAGTCAAAACAGACATAAAGGATGGTGATTTTGTCTGTTTTCTTGTTGACATTCATCTCAGAATTGATGCTATGAGGCATGACTTGgtggaattgcttcattttaaataaaaaactttgcaaaTTTCACATGTGATATTAGTACAACCAGTTTCGTCTCTGTGCAACATCGTCAGGCACCATAGTaaaatcacatttgaaatttacaaagtttctTTATTCATCTCAGAACTTAATTGTATGGAAACACTATAATGCTACCTTCTCAGTATCTCATACAATCATTTGTAAACCAGGTTTGGTTATCTCGTATTGTTTTGAAACACTAAGCTAATTCCTCTTCATTGGTAGAGTATCCTTCCAAAATCATGAACATATATGTACTGAGTACTGCTTTGATTGTTAATTTCCAAGAAACATAATGAAgttacacttttgtatgttccacaagagttttaataccgacccaggtttcgacagtacactatgtcattatcaaggtaattaCCTTGTGTATTTTCATCATGTTTCCTGTCACatcaagttccaccaagtatcgccttccagcatTAAGTTGATTAATTTCCAAGGCTGAAATCTGTACCATAGCTGTGAAATATTAGTTATTCATTGTCAGTTTTAAACTTCTCTTCACTTATAATCACCTTTCACACTTCCTTGTCATTTCTTGGTATCAGAAAATCGGGTCCTCCTGGTGAAGTCTTGAATGTGGTGCCCTTGGTCTaacgaaaagtttattttttttgtggcaTGCTTTACTTATATGTAAGTATTTGCAGAAAGTAGTGTTGCTGGTGAATGTAATCCCTGCAAGTACTTacttatttaaagatttttttctatctttcagGTTCGAAGTCCAGTCACTGAGGATAGTTTTATAAAGTTATGAATTGCTATGGCTCATTCTGATAGCAGTCAGGCCATTTCTGACTCGGCAAAAGTTGCCTTTCTAGTGCTTGTGGGATTACCTGGAAGTGGAAAAACTACACTCACATTAACTTTGCCTCATCTCTTAGGTagcaaataccatatcatacatATTTGTTATGATGAAGTCATCTCATTCAAAGAAGCTGTAAGGTTTGATGAAAATCTTAGTTCATGGAAGAGTGAAAGAGCTAAAGTTTTGCTTGCAACAGAGACATTGGTTAATGATCTTCTTAGTTATAATAGTCCTGTGAATGAAGAGTGTTCATACAAATTGGCTTCATTTCCAAAGAGTcatatttttactgaaaacatTGGTCATAAGTTAGAGGTGAAAAATCTTGTGCCCAGTAATAAATGTCACATTACATGTGATGATGATAGCTGTGAAAATCTCCCTACTAGCAAGGAAAGTGGCATAGAGCTGTACTGTCAAAGTGCAGTCTTAAGTTTAGCTGCTAAGGATATTGAAGAAGGGAGTCAAGGACATTACACCATGCTGGATTCTTTCAACAGCTTAGTTTCTATGAGTGATCAATTCAAAGACTGTGATTTTGGGAATGAGTTATTTTTAGTATGTATTGATGATAACTGTTACTACAGAAGCATGAGAAAAGAGTGGTGGAACTTGGCTGTTAAGTATAAACTTCCATTCTGCATTATTACACTGGAGTGTGATGTTGAAGTGTGCataagaagagtgagagagagatttGATTCTTGCCCAGATAGTTCTCCTTATATTCCAGATACAGTTATTAGGAGGATGAATAACTGTTTAGAAATTCCTAATGGAGACCTGCATCACTGGGAAAAGCACTCAATTGTGATTAACACTGGCATTTTAAATACCTATGGTAGCTATGTGCGCAATTTACGTGTTCTCAGAGGTAGAAGTTTGAAAGGAGGTATGCATGCCCTGCTATCACCTAGTGAAATCAGAAACCTGATTAATAGTGCTGTAAGAGAGCCAGCAAAACATGCATTCATTGAGAAGCACTCTGACTCTTCAGTAATCAAATCTATTATTCATGCAGCTGATTTGGCTTTACGCAAAGTAGTTGGTGAAAGTGACCCAAAAATCAGGCTTCAGATTAAtgttaaacgtaaaaaaattttagAGGATCtaaagaataagaaaataatcattcCTAGTGATAATTTAGAAGAGCAGGGGGAAGGTTTTGGGATTAAGTTTGATGAGTACTTGATCTCATTGCTTGATCTCTATCAATGACTTAATGCATAAATGACTGATTCTCCTGTTCATATTTAAGtgcgtagactgaaaaataaatttgtgttaTTGTTgacgagaaaaaagaaatttttaattgtgtATATTTCTTTAAGGGCTTATCACATATTCAAAAAGTATACCGTCGTAGTCTTTCTGGGCTCATTCATCATGTCAGATAGCAGACTGCTGCAGGACATTTCCTTTGACTGCATGCTGCTATTACCTAGTAGTCATTTACCTACTCTGAGTgtgttgataaaattaaaatttcttggtATTATATTATGTATTGCCATAAGTTTTACGACCAAATACAACAGAGTTACTAGGAGAGAGGTAATCCCATCTCCTGGAAGTAAAGAGAGTTCATAGGTGTTTCACTGGTTGAATGGGTTGATTGTAGCAATATTTTGAGGAGATAGTCTCCCATTGTCTTCATCACTCTGAAGACGATGGGAGACTACACCCtcaaaacattgatgtaaatcaACCCATGGACCTAGTGGGAAAACTGAGAACTCTGCCTACTATCAATTTGCCAGGAAAGCCTGAGATCCTTTGTAATCATATTAAGGTAGGTACATTCCATCAGGTAGATAACCATACAAAACATCGAGCTCACCAAAATTTGAAAGTCTACTTAGTAAGAGGCTTCAAATCATGCTTTTGGAGACATTATAATGACAGTAGAGTATGTTTACTAAACATTGCCATTAATAAACCTTTGAAACATTGGTGAAAAGATGTGCAGGCAGGAAGGTGTCAAAGCCAACCAAATtgtgtaatttaaattattaatactcTCTGCCTTCCTCCAATCCCCCagatacagtggcggatacagatggggggcgagGGGGCGcacgcccctcccttgcgggtccggccgtattggcaaacattgcagaaccacgattgtgactattttatatcataagatggcattgtcttatatatgtgtataattactttaattaaaattttattctactctgcctgacttgattatttttttcgcgataaaagtaaaagcaactcaatatatcttttgcgccccccccttgagtgatttctgtatccgccactgcccagATATCAACTTATATGTGAAGATCCTGTATGGTATATggcatgatgtggtggaagttattattatgtataaattaaatgaaacattgcaatattttctctcCATATATTTAAGCACGACATGTTTCGTTGTTAGAACAACTTTCTCAGGTGCATCAATGGCAGCCAAGTTTTTCCTTAACTGAGTCTTAGTGTTGAAGGAGATAGGGTGAAAGGAAGAATGAGGTTTTAGGGGTGGGGAAAGTGGAGCAGTATTCCCAGTCAatcgtgaattagccgtgaatttcctctactgtgaaaaagccatgaatttcgtcttaaaactttaaaaatcacTCAAACTTGATGGTAGAACTACGactgacagatcaaaagaaaaatcaattcgTCGAttatgtttcaaggtcagtcatgcgcagacactgtccacgcatttatctccaCATGTATATTGGAAGCAGAAttattggtctgtgtgccatgacgacacattgatcttgagcctgtgattggaataCTGCTAAAcagttcattaaccctggcaaaaaattaGACaattcttcacttccctgccaccctgctccctccattttcccactcaacCTCTAGCCGGCctgaattttgatatcgataaGTGACATcatgagagagagcactttcattgctgcatttgcattcacgggGTCTGttgtatttgataaatttttagttaacatgcggCAGGTGATtattacgtcatcaatatttctgcctataatggcttatcaacagaccgtgaatttgacatcattgagaccgtgaaaacatagaaaaaaccgtgaattttataattcagagtgggaaccctggtggAGGGAATGGGTAGTTTTTAGGGTCTTGGGGGTGGAAGGAAGAATCCAGGGTGAGGCCACAAACGCCTTCACTTTCTTCTTGAGTTCTTTGGTTGTCGGAATGCAGTTCTTATTCCAGATCCGTTGCTGAAGACCACACCACTCAAGAAGAGAGAGAAGGCATTCATATGTGGTACCCTCACCCTGGATCCTTTCTCTTATCCTCGAGACCCAATAAAAATGACCCTTTCTACCCATTTTCTGAAGCCCAAACTTCATCTTCCTCTTACCCTGTCTCCTTCAACAGCAGGGCATATTTAGGAAAAATCTTGGATGAACATGAGGATGTTGTAACAACAAAACACGTCATGCTTTCATggaaatttcataaattcaatgtaaatattagtgtttcatttaaatgatattaagcATGATTGATTGCTAAGACTTTGTTTGCATGAAAAACTAAAATCACCTCTAATTGTATGTTTCTAAATGAAGACTTCAAAGAGATTGAAGTGGGAAGGGATGATTCGTAATGCATTCTTTTGAATTTGATTGAGCTACACTTTGTGTGAACAATTTTGAGAGAAATTACTGTGTCTGCAGCAACAATTGTTCTGTATAGTTATCACCCTTTGGTTTGGCTGCTCAAAAATTTGATTACAAATAACTCCATGTTTTGGTACATAAGCTGGCTTTAAAATCCCAAAGGCCAGCCTAATCAGGTGGGAACACAGGTGAGAGTGGATGATGTTGACACTATTAAGAATCTTGGTCTATCCTGGTGTCTCCATATTAGGAAGAATTCTCAGATGTTCTCCATATGGTGTATGCTGGATAGGTAATTTAGTGAGTATATTATGGCTACCTccctggaaaatgaaaataatgttaattcGATGTggcttttcaatgatatttgatATTTCGCTTGCTTATCAAGCCATGtttaaaaatatgattgataAATAAGCCACTTATTGTCTTTGCATATCATACCTTAGACAAGAGGTATTGCAGATCACTTGGGACAGTGGAAGGTATAATAATGGCAACCTTCATCAGCCTCTTGGGTGGGCCTGATGCAAATCCTAGTGAACTTGATGTTGACTGCAATGGTGTAGCTTATGAGGGGagtgccgccccccccccccccttgcgacAGGGGTccaagaaaaatttttgaaaaattacatgcctggaaatacattttatattgttttggcACTTCGAATTTAACTTcgagcagatacagttattatatgtgtcaaaactagacaagttttaaatattctttttatttatcttagactttggggggatctatcccccacaTTAGTTACACACTTGGTTGACTGGATATTTGTGTGAGTAGttaatgtgattaaatgtttatattaaatgtgtataataatgtttatgtttatggatgattcaatacctatatttacatagagatgagtattgttgttgttgttgatctcTGCTAATAAATTCGAGTAGTATAaaatggtgatcgatgcgagagatatctttattatttaccggCTATCAGTCACAACAAGTTGGCGACgaggattaaaaaagaaaaattgtgaagTTCAAAGACCAGAAAAAACCTTGTCGACGCTTATTTACGTAAATTTAACCCGGATATAATGGACTCAAAACAGCTCAAAGAATTACTTTCTGCGCTGACTTCCGTCATCAAAAATCAGCAAACCACACCAGCTCCGCAGATAATTCCATTTGAAGCCTACGACGCAAAaactgaaaagttttcttcgtatatGGAACGCTTCAATAATTACTGCGATCTCAAGAACGTCAGCGATGATATAAAAAAGGCTCAACTCCTGCGTTCATCGATCGGAAAAGATCACTACAATAATCTTGCTGCATTTCTGGGACCAGATGATCCTATTAAAGAAATCGATTTCGAAACCTTGAAGGCTCATTTCGAGAAAATGCTGTCACCATCAGTCTCAACGGTCGTCTCACAGCATTATTTTCTCAGCATCACTCAACAGCCGCATCAATCAATCTCGGATTTCGTCGCATCGCTGAAGGGAAAGTTGAAAGACTGTGATTTCTACGCTACTTGTCCTACTACCACGTGCAAAAAGAAGTTCTCAATAGCTGATATATTCCTCCGTGCTCAGTTTATCAGAGGCCTGAAGGATAGCTGGATACGAGAAGCGATACTGCAAGAGACAAATCTCAAGGATTTCGACGGAATCCTGACGAAAGCCACAGCACTAGAAGCATCTCGCTTCGAATCGGGACAGTTGAGTAAATCGCCTGAGAAGACAACGGATCAAGCCGCAGATACAAATAAGATTTATCGTCGTCAAGAAGGAAAACGTCGCAGTCGCCGGAGTTCAGAATCTCAAGATAATCGCCGTCAGTCCAACTCTCATCCGCGTCATTTTTCCCATTCCCGCAATTCTAGAGGGCATATTAATTATCGGTCATTAGGTCTCGATGGCATTTGCCTCAAATGTGGTCGCACAAACCATAAATCGCGAGATTGCAGAGCAATGCGCGAATCTCTAAAGTGCATTTCCTGTGGAAAAATCGGTCACATTTCAAAAGTCTGCATCACCACCCTGCTCCGTAAATCGAAGACCAACACCCTGTCGTCTCAGCGGTCTCAAGAACAAGAAGAAGATCGTCATTCAAACAATGATTATGGCATCACTCGCATCGAAGACACTGAGGATTTGTATGAAGTTGGACCAGACACCGATAAATACATCGTAACAGTCACTCTCAATAACAAGCCGCAGTCGTTCGAAGTGGATTCAGGTGCGCGTTTCTCTTTAATCTCAGAACCCGATTTCAACAAACTTGGACTTAGTATACCGCTTCAACCGACATCAATTTCTTTCCGCTCATACTCAGACCACGTCATCAAACCCATAGGCAAAGTTACGGTCTCAGTTACCTATAATAGGAAGTCAATGGACGCCGATCTATTTATAGTACCAGCAGGGCATGATGCTCTACTCGGACGGATGTGGATTCGTGGACTTGGAATTAGTctaaggcccttattagacgaggtagccaggcgacgtcgccagcgacgaacCTGGCTACCCAGCTTGTcgtgggtcattgattcttatgggccttattacacgagggtagccagcgacgtagccacactttggcgactgactggctaccgagccccgtcgccactccggtcgccactggctacccatactggcgacgctgcgttgtagcatacggagcttattacacgaGGTCGCCAGGCTACTCGGTCAGTACACCTCGCTTGGTACTGCTCACTGTTGTGTTGTGTCCTgttgtgagtgagtgagttgctcagtatgtccacgccagttgagaaaatgcctacatcttctgattcagtggaagggatacgcggagagaagaagaaaaaagaagagccgcaGAAAGACGACCAAAAGAAAAAGCTTGAAGAGCTCGTGAAAAAGTGACAGAAGTTGGCCGACACAAAATTAAGATAACGTCACCACTCACACAACGCAGTCCACTATAGTTCACAGCAAAcagagaaaacggaaaaattctggATACTGAACTGGCTACATAACTGGCTACTAGGTTTGGTAGCCAGCGACGTCGCCAGCTaccgtcgctggcgacgtcgcctggctacctcgtctaatattAGTGTAAAAGAAATAGATAACCATGAATCAGGTCTTCGCACTGTCAATGTGAAAGTAGTcaccccaacagcacacatttggatatacataatgtatttatattgtattttcatgggtcacatacatatgtaattttgttatgtataacatgtgtaatacatatgtattattggatgtatttccttcgtattcatacatatgtaaaagtggtacgtgtttacacgataaatacatttgtatttttgaaatttgaatacttatgtaaatgtggtcaaaaatacaaatgtaaatatcgtgtaacacttgtaacttttacatatgtatgaatacagaggaaatacatatgtaaatgtggtcaaaaatacacaaaatatacattatgtatatttcctgtaatttttgagaggtggattttcgtggcgtctagtgaaatgttcagaaacatttttgcagaaataatatgttcactgcaaacgccagatttcctcatttcaatgatcattcatccatttgaatttatacccaggaagcttaaaaataaatcatatactgatcgatgtgagcaagggtagtatggcgaccatatttatgttaatttgtaaatgcacgcgaaatacagacgtattacatatgtaaaattcagtttccatccgcgaaatatacacatggaaaatggttcacaatacatgaaaaatacaaaaaatagttcttgcacagcgcaaaagtaaaagcgaagtttaattttttaaacgatatttaaaattaactgtttaaacaaaaaaa
It encodes the following:
- the LOC124169924 gene encoding uncharacterized protein LOC124169924 isoform X1; this translates as MAHSDSSQAISDSAKVAFLVLVGLPGSGKTTLTLTLPHLLGSKYHIIHICYDEVISFKEAVRFDENLSSWKSERAKVLLATETLVNDLLSYNSPVNEECSYKLASFPKSHIFTENIGHKLEVKNLVPSNKCHITCDDDSCENLPTSKESGIELYCQSAVLSLAAKDIEEGSQGHYTMLDSFNSLVSMSDQFKDCDFGNELFLVCIDDNCYYRSMRKEWWNLAVKYKLPFCIITLECDVEVCIRRVRERFDSCPDSSPYIPDTVIRRMNNCLEIPNGDLHHWEKHSIVINTGILNTYGSYVRNLRVLRGRSLKGGMHALLSPSEIRNLINSAVREPAKHAFIEKHSDSSVIKSIIHAADLALRKVVGESDPKIRLQINVKRKKILEDLKNKKIIIPSDNLEEQGEGFGIKFDEYLISLLDLYQ